A stretch of Agelaius phoeniceus isolate bAgePho1 chromosome 30, bAgePho1.hap1, whole genome shotgun sequence DNA encodes these proteins:
- the LOC129131687 gene encoding D(1) dopamine receptor-like, giving the protein MDGFSPSAGGAGQDGLSATGWAAQSHSPLSLRVVTAACLSLLILTTLLGNALVCLAVLRFPHLRSKVTNLFVVSLAVSDLLVAVLVMPWRAASDVLGFWPFGAFCDLWVAFDIMCCTASILHLCLISVERYWAIAEPFRHQRRVTQRLAFVTIAGAWLLSLLISFIPVQLQWHKDRELLGFNGSAEEGGCDPSLSRTYAISSSLISFYIPVAIMLGTYGRLFHLARRQLRGISSLETPAGRSARPRETSLKNSLKKETKVLQTLSIIVGVFVCCWLPFFVLNCLVPFCDTHLRVQGTSPCVSRAVLSTFTWLGWANSALNPIIYAFNAEFRAAFASLLGWGCLCRGGAVETVTFSNELVSFHPDTSGHRALQSLSPPQLLPHAVLQGENPEVALERVSLGSSPPQVPLPECGTPVCLGRVPPLASSAFH; this is encoded by the coding sequence ATGGATGGGTTTTCCCCCtcggcaggaggagctgggcaggacgGGCTCAGTGCCACCGGGTGGGCAGCTCAAAGCCACTCCCCGCTGTCCCTGCGGGTAGTGACAGCCGCCTGCCtgtccctcctcatcctcaccacGCTGCTGGGGAACGCCCTGGTGTGCCTGGCCGTGCTCAGGTTCCCACACCTGCGCTCCAAGGTCACCAACCTCTTCGTGGTCTCCTTGGCCGTGTCTGACCTGCTGGTGGCCGTGCTGGTGAtgccctggagagctgccagcGACGTGCTGGGCTTCTGGCCCTTTGGGGCTTTCTGTGACCTGTGGGTGGCCTTTGACATCATGTGCTGCACGGCCTCCATCCTCCACCTGTGCCTCATCAGCGTCGAGCGCTACTGGGCCATCGCCGAGCCCTTCCGCCACCAGAGGAGGGTGACGCAGCGCCTGGCCTTCGTCACCATCGCAGGGGCTTGGCTGCTGTCCCTCCTCATCTCCTTCATCCCCGTGCAGCTGCAGTGGCACAAGGACCGGGAGCTGCTGGGGTTTAACGGCTCTGCGGAGGAGGGGGGCTGCGATCCCAGCCTCAGCAGGACCTACGCCATCTCCTCGTCCCTCATCAGCTTCTACATCCCCGTGGCCATCATGCTGGGCACCTACGGGCGCCTCTTCCACCTGGCCCGGCGCCAGCTCCGTGGCATCTCCTCCCTGGAGACACCGGCAGGACGGAGCGCCCGCCCTCGGGAAACCTCCCTGAAAAACTCCCTCAAGAAGGAGACCAAGGTGCTGCAGACCCTCTCCATCATCGTGGGTGTCTtcgtgtgctgctggctgcccttCTTCGTGCTCAACTGCCTGGTGCCCTTCTGTGACACTCATCTCCGTGTCCAGGGAACGTCACCATGCGTCAGCAGGGCCGTGCTCAGCACCTtcacctggctgggctgggccaactCTGCCCTCAACCCCATCATCTACGCCTTCAACGCCGAGTTCCGCGCGGCTTTcgcctccctgctgggctggggctgcctgtgccGCGGCGGCGCCGTGGAGACGGTGACCTTCAGCAACGAGCTGGTGTCCTTCCACCCCGACACCTCCgggcacagggctctgcagagcctcagcccgccccagctgctgccccacgCCGTGCTGCAGGGGGAGAACCCCGAGGTGGCCTTGGAGAGGGTTTCCCTGGGCTCCTCTCCCCCTCAGGTCCCCCTTCCTGAGTGTGGGACCCCTGTCTGCCTGGGGAGGGTTCCCCCTCTGGCCAGCAGCGCCTTCCATTGA